Part of the Equus asinus isolate D_3611 breed Donkey chromosome 11, EquAss-T2T_v2, whole genome shotgun sequence genome is shown below.
CGTCTTGGAGGCTGGTGATTATAGCCCTGGAGATTTGAGGGCGAGCTCAGGTAAACGCACACCTGTGGGAAAGGCATCATTTAAAGAAATGAGGCCGCTGATTAGAAGAGAATTTCCAACAAGCAGTTTCCTGATTCCTTCATTATTAAAGTGAAGGAATCCTTCAGCCTGTTAATCCGCATGACCTCAAGCAACCACAGGGCCCGGGTCTCGTTCTCTCCCTGCATCCTTCCCCTGGTGAACTCTCAATCGTGGAGTGCGCCTTGTACACTTAACCATCATACTGAGCTCACATCAATTTGAGAAAATTGACTGTTTGGGTTACCATCACTGAGCTGTTTGGCTTTACCCCACTTTCAGTTTTCCAACTGCAGGCCCCACATAAAGGACCCCGGTAGCCTCGTCCATTTCCAGAGAGCCCGGCGTTAGTCTAGGAATGCAGATCCCGCTGGAATCCTCCTCACGTGCCTCTCCGACTACTGCTCACCTTCTGCTGTGGGTTGGACCGTGTGTTCCCACGAGGGATCTTGAAGTTCCAACctctggtacctgtgaatgtgaccttattcagAAGCAGGATCTTTGCAGACGTAATTGGTTAAGAGGACGTCACACTACagtagagtgggccctaatccagtatgtctggtgtccttatgagaagagacacacacagacagacacagaagagaatgccatgtgaagacacagtcaCACAGGGAGGACACCCTGTGATGACAGCTGCAGGGTCACAGTGATGCATCCACAAACCAAGGAAGGCCCAGGATTGCcagaagccaccagaagctggaggaagcacAGAAGGACCCCCCTCTAGAGCCTTCAAGGGCAGCGTGGCTCCACCAACCCTTGACCTTggactctggcctccaggactgagagacaacaaatttctgttgtcttaagctCCTCAGTTTGCGGTAGTTTGTTATGGGCACCCCGGAAActaatgtacaagccaaggaccTTACACCTAATGGTGTTATTACCAGTTAAGGACCAGTGCAAATGGGTTAGAGGGAGAAGGAGATAGGGGAATCGAGGCAAATCATGTCATTTGAGATAGGGATTTGCAGGTAagccagtttctttcctttgaaagAGTAAACAAGCAGTTAGAGAAGAGAATAGGGATAGTAAATACTATAAGGATCACTGTGCACAAgctgcatgccaggcactatgtgaACAGCTTTACTTgcattaattcttttaaaatccttACATCAACCTGAAGGGGAGAATGTAGAAGGATAAAACTGGGAGGCAATGCTGCGTGACTATAGGACTTCGACTGGAGCAACGCTCATCTAGAACCGCCAGGCTTGGGGCCCAGTCAACACCACCACTTTGCTCAGCCTGAGTCCTGAGCCAACGACTGGCTGGAGATCAAAATGTCCGTCCCAAAGGAGGCTCGCCCTCTGTGTCCACCCGCCGGCCAGGGCAGCGGGAGGGCTCCTGCGGCGGGGGATCcccaggacagggctggggaTGGGCCGTGGCCAGCTCTCCTTCCCACTCCTTCCTGGGGGTGGAGAGGGCTCAAGAATTTACACCACTTGATGCTCCTATGCAGAGCAACAGAGGAATAGAGGCTGCCCCCTCAGAGTCCCCTTGAAGGGTCTGGGTCTTCTGCTGGGGTACATTTAGAGAAGACACGAGCAGTTTAGGACGGTGGAAGACCCTTGTAAATATAGAAAAGCCCAGTCAATCAAATCTGAAATCAGACCAGTGGAATTTGTCTATTATCCAAAAAGCATTTTCCTTATATTCCATTTTGGGATAGCTGACTTGAGTATTCAGGAACCGCTTccagggagctgggggctgggtgtGGCGCCCAGGAGGCCCAGGGCTGCTGTTTCCTGGAGAACAGATGGGGGGCCATCTCTGCATGCTCTCCTCAGCGGACGGTTCTCAGTGGACAGTCCTCTGGGTAGCCACTGGCCACCACCCTGAGTGCCCTCCCATGGAGCCTCATCCTTCTGTGGGTGACTTTGACCCCCTGGATGTGTTTCCAGGTGGGCAGTGGTGGTGGGAGGCAGTGCTAAGGGGTGAGCAGTAGGGAAGGCCAGTAGGGCAGGGGTTGGGGCGGGTACCATGGCTCACCGGGAGGAGGCCTCCCTTTTGTACTGACCCTGGGTCCCCAGGGTGATGACCCGACCTTGTTTTCCAGCATATGTGCAAGTGTTTTCTGCCTTGATTGTGATCATTGCCGGGGCCTTCGTCATCACCATCATTTACAAGTCAGTAACTCATACGCAGAgctgggagctggagggggcgagaggagggcaggagaagggCGGGAGGGGCTCCTCTCCCCCCGTGCTGTCGGGGCGCCGGGATGGGCTGCGGTGGACGGACACGAGCAGCCGCCCGGAGGACCCAGCTCATTTCCCAGAGCTCCTGATCAAATCTCTCCAGGTCTAAGGAGCACCAACCCCATGGGGCTCTGCTGCCCGTCTTACCCTCGGACCCTCCTGTGGTGGCGAGGGGACAGCAGGGCTCCCCCGGCTGCGTCTGCAGAACCTGCCGACATCCCCATGCAGGCTGCCTGTGCCCTCCGTGCTGTGACACGTCCTGGTGTGGCCGTCTCCGAGTGCCCCTGGTTTTCAGGGCGAGGACGGCACGCCCAGCGAGGCTGTGGCCCCTGGTTGCTGTCCACGGGCAGGACTGGAATTCTGTTCTCACCCGGGTCCAAGGCGCCTGCCACCACAAGCCTCTCCCTGTGACATGAACCGAAGCCACTGGGATTAGAAGTCACTTTGtccagccacagggaaagccATTTTCCTCCCTTGTGTGGTGCTGGGTGGCGTCGCTCTGCGGCCCTCCATGTACGCAGGCTGACCCGCTCCTGCTTCCTGACCTCGGAAGCTGTTGGGAGcactagaagaaaggaaatgggaaCTAGTGAGACAGAGCACTGACCTTGACAAATGCACCTGCCTGACCGCGAGCCCAGTGTTTTCGGGGATGTCCTGGCGGAGGACTGGATGGCCCATGGAGTTTTCCATCTTTAATTCCTCTGATTATGATAAAACCTCTCTTCCCATCAGAGTCGttcaagagaggagagaaaaggacgTCCTTACGGAAGTGCCTTCGTCACCCCAGGCCAGTGAGCAGGCTGAGGCTCCAACCGCTGAACCGTCGCACAAGAGGGAAGGGACTGGCGCCGGCGAGGATGGTAGGAGGCGCAGGCTGGGCTCTGCTCCCCGCGGGACCTGGTCTGGGAGACCCTGTGCAGCTGTGTGGGCCCTTCGGCAACGTGATACTCTTTTTAGTTTGGACGACATTCTAATCTATCTTATCCGACTGGGAGGGCCAGGCTTGTAGGGGGAATTCTGCCCTGGGCATCGGTTTCCTGCCCAGAAGTACATTTCCTTTCATAAATATcgtcttcccctccctccttgcctccctgCCCATCCCTCCCCTCTACCGGGGCCAGCATGTTGGGGGCGGTGGGTCtgagtgtgggggtggggggttgcaGATTTAATCCGGGTCCTTCCTGCTGTGGcacctggtggcctagtggtctTGGTTGGAGAGATGTGAGAACAGCTGGGTGTCCTAGCACCTCTGGTTTCTGGGAGGCAGAGACTCTGGCAGGAGGCCTTTGGCAGCTGCTTGTTGCTTTTTGCAGGTGGATGACTTGCCGGCTTAGAGAAAGAAGCCCTCCCCAGTGATCGGCTTTGCCTTAGGGGGTGTTTGCCTGGGaactctctctgggtctcttaTTATCCTGAGTCACAGAGGCTTGGTTGTCCTGGAGCAATcaggagaaggagcaggcagggagAAGAGGCCTGCCAAGCGCCTGGGGGGATCTGGAGCGTGCCCCCAGCCAAGGTGTCTGTCTGGGCATGAGGCGGCGGCTCAGACGCCCGCTGCGGAGAGAGGCTGCTCCCCTTGCAGAAGCGGGTTCTCTCCCAGGACTCGGGGAGAAACAGAGGGCAGCACAGACCGCCCCCTCTCTTCCCACCACACCCATTTTTGAGTAAATCATGGCCATGTGGATGTAAGCCGTGTAGATGCGTACACAGACCTTGATGAAATTTCCTTGAGATTGATGAATATTCCATTccaaaaaacctttttttttttttttttaaatccagcaaCAGTGGAAataacagaagaggaagaaattgaggATTGAAAGGCATGATGAAGAAAAAGTGAAGATTGGTAGAAATATCCAAACGAAACGGTGCAGCCTGTGAACCACTGTTAAGACATGTGACGGAATGACTACCCgctgagaaaaaataaaggtaTTTTGAATGTTTCTTGTTTCAGGCTCTCATTCAACACTGTCTTTTTCCCTTAAGAGAGAGAGCCTTTGTAGCGTGACGACATTGACCAGAATCTTTAATTTTTCGGTGGCGCTGCTTGTTACTGATGCTGGCAGGAGGCAGCTCACGGCATCGATGCAGGGTGACATCCCTGCGATGCACAGGAAATTCAGGACTTGCGCGGCAGTAAGCGGTGCTGAGGGGAGGAGCAGTGTCAGTTTCAAAAGCCTGGAGCCAGGTGCACAGCTCCTGCAAAGGCCCTCCTCCATGGCAGGAGGCACTAGGTGCCAGAGTCACTGGCGAGTGCCAAGAGGGGTGTGCAGGCCGGCCCAGAGAAGCCCCGGGTCTCCGAGAGGAGAGAATCTCTTGTTACCTTGGAGCTTGCATTCTCCAGAGCAGCTGTGCCTCATAGATCCATCCATTGCAGGCCTAAAAAACCAACAGTAAACAATCCACTTGACCAGATAGATCCCGCTCAAAGGAGTTAATTGTTTCTTTATAGcttaatccttttatttatttatttattaaaaaaattgttgttgttgttgttgttgaggaagattcatcctgagctgacatctgtgccgacttcctctattttatgtgggatgctgccacagcatggctgacaggcggtgtgtaggtctgcttaGGTCCGAGCTCAGGAaactgaacccatgaacctgggccaccaaagcagagggcgccaaacttaaccactgtgccactggactggtCTCAAGGGGATTATTTAGATAAGAAGTGAGTCTGCAGAAGCCCCTGGAAGCCCTCACTTATTTTCCAGCCGTGCTGACATGGAGGTTTGGTCAAGCTGGACTgcccaggcttcctggaggagaagaGGACAAGGGTGAGCAGTTCCTTCTCCCAGGTGCCCTGCTGCCCTTTGTTGTCACCCATATGTTGATGTAGGTCAGGCCTCGGCACACCGGCTGTAAAGGACCGGAGAGCAGCTCTCTTAGGCTTTGTGAGCCGTAAGTTCTGCCTACGCTTCAGCTCTGCTGGAGTAGCAGACAGCAGGAATGGGTGCACATGGCTGGGTTCCAACATAACATTTATAAGAACAGgaggtgggctggatttggcccaaaAGCTGTGCTTTGGCAACCCCTATTCCTGAGATACTAGAAATGTCTTTGGACGCCAGTGACCCTGGGGGTCTGCCAACTCCTACTGTCTCCAAATGAGGGGAAGCTTCCCAAGGCCTTGGCCAATGGATGGCGGTGGGCTCTGGTCTTGAATTTGAGCCGTCTGGTGGGGAATGGGGTGCCCTAACTAGGCTGGGCTGGACCACTCCTTGCAGAGATGAGGCCGATTAGATGCCTCCCCGGAAGCAACACTCAGTGCCTGAGTTTCAGAGTGGGGCACGCCTACCCCAGAGCTTCTGTTTTTAATGAGAAGTGGAGTGTGCATTTCCAAGGGACAAAAACCGGCTTCTTGGCATCCCTTCCTCCCAGGTAGGTTGGACCCTTGCTCCCTGGGCCCCGGGGCTCCCCTGGATGACTCCTCATTTTCTAAGCACCAGGTTCCAGGTGGGGCACCTCCATTGCTGCTGCCCTTTTGCTAAAGCCCTCACCTCGGGCCCCTGGATCAATGAGGTGGCCTAGGGGAGGGGCCAGCTTATCGACCACCTGGTTCTCTTCGAGGACATCAGGGATGGCCCACAGCCCTTTTGTTTGGCAAGTCCCTCTGACTTGGTTGGGTGGTGGGTGTAGGAGGGGCTTTTCCGTCTTCAGTGCTCAGAGGGTCCACTGGACAATCCTCCAGGGCTTTTGGGGAGAGGGTCTGCCGAGGGTGGCGGGTTAGGATGTGGAGGAAGAGAATCGCCCTGACCTGGAGCCAGGAGAAGGATAGGTCCCAGCAGGAGAGCCCTGAGTTCCCTGGCTGGGCCGGCGAGCTGGGGGATGGGCAGGTCCGTGGGGCGAGCCCAGCCACAGCCTGGGATGTGCCGGCTGACCCTGGTGGACGGCTCCTGCGGGTTCCTGGGCAGCAGCCACGGCACAGTGACCTCCCCTGTGGCCAGGtgacattgaaaatatttaagtgCCTGTCTGACATAAGCTTCGGCCCCGGAGCAAGATGCCAGGGCCCTGTTATCCTTTTCTTTCCTGAGTTGGGGAGAGGTTCCCAGAGCGGGGGGAGCTCAGGGGGACCGAGCAATGCTCTCCACAGGAAGTGTTTCAGTATGTCCACACTGGCAGTCCTACCGCTGCCACTCATGATTTTGGATCCTGGAGGTACATGTGCGGTGGGAGAGACCTGGGATTTGCCTGGACGCGGAGccggggtgggagttggggtaGTGCTGAATGCCTCTCACGTGATGGTGGAACCAGGAGAACAGCAAGTGATTTCCTGCTGTGTCACCTGGGTCCTGCAGGCAGCCACCCCTGGGAGGGAGCACACGTGGTTCTGGGGCGTTAtcctgggaaggggagggagcagcagggcCGAGCAGGAGACTTCAGACTGTGCTGCGAGTCTGCCGTGGGCCTGAGGCACGAGGGGCGGCTGGTTAGGCAGGCAGAGCTTCGGCTCCCATGTGGATCTGAGAGCCCAACCCAGCAGGAGCTCTGCGCCCACAGCGCTggctgcagggtcccccactgcGCGGAAGTGACTCGGCCCCCGCCGGGCTCGGCGCTGGTGGAGGGCCACCCGGGGAGAGCATGGCCCTGGCTGGAAGACTGGGGTGGATCCTGGGGCACTGACTGCTGGAGGCTCTCGAGATCCCCACCCCTTAGGGCTGAGCGTGGGTGCTTTCTGGAAGGGAGACCCATGTGGTGGGCTCCTATGGAAGCCAGTGGCCTTTGGCTGCCCTACTGCACCCAGGCTGCTGTGGACTGCACACGGGTCACCAGACAGCCTGACTCAGGTGTCAGGGAACCAGTCACAGGTTATAATGGTCGTGGAGAACCTAATGGCATAGTGAGTCAGAGAGCTTCTCCTTCTCAGGGACAAGTTGGTGGTGCCATCTTTGAAACAGCAGCGCTCAAATAAATTCTGTAGAGCCAACGCTTTGCATTAAAACCACTTGGGacttaaacaaaaaaacaaaacgatTCTCCGTGCAGCAGATCAGAGATGGGGCCTGGAAATCTCTTTCCACACATGTCTCTGGGATGATTCTGTGCTGGGAAGTTTTGGGGGTCTCTGCTGTGACTGAGGGACAAATGCAGGGCATGTGCCGGATGCCGAAGGGCAAATTCAACACTGGGATGCCTCTAGAATGTTTGGCTATATTTGCATTGAATCAATCATTGAATGATTTAGAGCCCATCATAGTAAAATGAATTGAGTCTGCTTTCCTTTGTGGCAGTTCTCGTGTGAATCATTTATAAACCAGGGCCAGCTTTGTTGCTGTGTACTACACTAGGAATTTTGAGGTtcaaagaagttagaaaaaacaGTCCAAAGAATCAGGAATGACAAACCGATTTCTATGGGTCACTTGAGATCATTATAcagtttctgtttttcagtttgcTAATAGGGTGAATTACGTTGATTTTCAAATGATAAACCAAGCATCCATTCCTAGGGTAAACCCCATCTGGTCATAATGTATTATTCTTCTTAGATGTTGCTGGAGCCTatctgaaaaaattattttaagaagagtaatgctggcctcagagaGAGTTGAAaagtatttcctcctctttaattttgTGGAGTAGTCTGGGTAGAATGGTATGATTTCTTCCATTAACGTCTGgttgaattcaccagtgaagccatctggacttGTAGATTTACTTTCAGGAAGATTTTCAACTACAAATTTAGTTTATTTAAATAGATAGAtattattcagattatctatttctttttgagtgagGCTGGGAactttgtatctttcaaggagtttgttcatttcatctaagacGTCAGATTTATTggtataaaatttttcaaaagattcGTTTGTTATTTTAGTATGTGAGATCTATAGTGATGTCACCGTTCTTGTTCCTGATATTGGCAActtgtacttttcctttttttcctttgttttctgttgttggaTGGATTGTTCTGTAAAAATATCAATTAGTTTGAGATGGCTGAAAGTATTGTTAAAGTCTTCTATATTCTTGCTGATCTTCTGTCTAATTATTTTATCAATTATTAAGAAAACACTTGAAATCTTCAAGTATAattgtatatttgtttatttttctttgtggtcTATTTTTTCCTCATGTATTTTTAAGCTCTGTTATTGGTACATACCTGTTTATTTGTCCCAATAAAGATACTATATCCTAATATGTGAATGTAATTTCATCACCACCTGATTGAATTTGCAATAATCTAATTTCATTCTCAATGACCCATCTGACTCATGACTTGTCAAACAGTTGAGTTAAATGGGAGTGTGGTAGAAATGATCAACCATGCATTTTTCAACTTGTTGATGGCAGCACTAATCTCTGAAATCTCTCTGGGCTCTGCTATTACTTTTGGTTTCCTGTCTTGGAGTCACCTGGGGGCTGTTCCAGGGGCTCCCAATGGGCTTTTTCTACTATAATGCCTTCACTCCATGAGTTAGGGAACTACTGTGGGTATTCTGCCAGAGGATGGTTCCATGGTCATGGTGGACCTAGTGTATGTTGGACTTAAGTAAAGATTCTGTCACTGGATCTTAATAAGTCCCCATTTTTATGAGTGGACTACAGTGACATTCTGGGTTTCTGGGGAATAGCAGAACTTCAGAGCAAGAATCTAGTAATTTTTAGTGGGTCTGAGTGTTTCCTTTCCTTGGTACATTGTCTTTCAGATAATTGGCAGTCTGTCCCTCTAGGGACAATTAGGAGAAGATTTATGGAGTATACTTTGTGCCAAGGATCTTTCTCAGAAGACCTCTCCTTCAAGGGTGTCACTGGGGCTCTTGTTCTGTGGACTGGCTTCACAATTCTGGGACTTGTGGGACAGGATTTGGTCTCCATTACAGTGATTTGAGTTAGAGTTTTCCCCAAAAGAGCTAGAATTCTCCCCGATCTATGTTGAGCAGTGTTTGGGTAGGATACCCATCTCTTTTCCACCAACAATTAGCCATTTCTACAGATCCCCATAGATCAAAACCCTCTGATTGTCAATTTATCCTTAAAGTTTAATGTAATTGTGCCTAACCAGTCTCTATGAATGGCCAATACCTGGCTTTCCCATGCTGGGATCCCATTATTCCACTGACATCGGAAGTTACAATGTCATTCTTCTATATCCTGCACGGGGCAGACCTCAGAGAGCCTTTCAAGAGTAGGTTTTGAATGCCACTGTGGGTGGAGCATGCCCTCAGCTCTCTCCCAGGGGTATGGTTGAGCAGGGCACTTACAAACCATCCATTGCAACACGCCCACCTTCCAGAGCCTTTGATCACCTTCCTACCTCACCAGTGTTTCTCACCCCGAGGAATTCGCTCCCCAGTGGACATTGGGTAACGTCTGGAAACAGTTTACTTGTCAAAACTGGGGGAAGGTGCTACTGacctctagtgggtagaggccaaggatgctgctgaacatcctacagtgcacaggacggccccacaACAGAGGATCACTCGGCTGCTTTAGTGCTCTGACAAGTGTTCACGtaacaaaatcaatattttctataaagagcAGTAATGCTTTTAGCAAGTCCAatcatgtgtacatatatttttaatatgtgaaatCAGTTAAAATTTCTTGAGCCAGGCACTGACCTAAGGTACatacagagaagaagaaaaaacaaagaaatcctgGACTGCCTGTGATTGAGAAGGGACGAGGTGCAGGTGTAGGATTTATGGCTGCGTATCCATCAGGTGACTGATAACTTCGAGCATCACTTCTGGGGGCCAAAAA
Proteins encoded:
- the TEX29 gene encoding testis-expressed protein 29, whose translation is MRYAPELRKSPAHLLKKFAVCDIPLYDVCDYNVTRSRCKELGCCFYKGVCYEKAVPAYVQVFSALIVIIAGAFVITIIYKVVQERREKDVLTEVPSSPQASEQAEAPTAEPSHKREGTGAGEDGG